From the genome of Nicotiana tabacum cultivar K326 chromosome 17, ASM71507v2, whole genome shotgun sequence:
cttttataaccacataaatactTTGAACGCCCTTCTGACTTGTTTAAGAcctttaggaccacaaattccaaaagtttttattttttcttaaatttcgtgctcaatcaaacatgttcacataaattggaacggagagaGTACTAACATAACGAAAGAATATATAGAGAGGGTGTACGGCATATCATGTTACACTAGAAGGTGTGTATGCAGTTTCTGAATTATACTGTACTgcgaaatctgaaataaataaaataatggaACTTCAAATGTGATTTCCTGCAGCCATATAAGCATGCTGTGAACGGGAACTAGTTGTATTTGCGCCTCTTGCCTCAAGTTCCTCTCATAAACTTCTTAATCTTAATGATTCGTTAAGACATATTGACTTTTTTTGTTGTTCACATGGATAAGTAATAAAGATGAACATATATGTtatagtatttctttttcttgtaatCTTCTAATTTTAAGGAgtaaattaatcaagcaaagcaACTCGCTCTTAAAAATGGTTTCTAAAAGATGGAGACTGGATTATGTAATTATTGATGATTGACTTTTATTGCATATTACAAAGACTAAATGACAGCTGATAAAACACATGCGGGGATAGCTCAGTTGGGAGAGCGTCAGACTGAAGATCTGAAGGTCACGTGTTCGATCCACGTTCACCGCATGCAATCTGTTTTCCTTTTTCATACGCCTCTTGAATTCTTGTCCCTTTCGGCCTTTCAAATGCTAAGTTGTTAAACTAGTCTAGAACTGAAATGGTGATAGTTAACCCTCAATTAAGGGATAAGAtgttttcctctcttttctttattaGTGTCAAACTCATCCAAAAACCGCACAGTCAGCCAACTTCCACGTGTTACAAAATATAATCTATACTCGAGTTCATTAGCTTATTATAAGCTCAAAGGCCTAAAAGAGGAAAGCTACAAAACTGGAACACTCAATTGTTTACAGCAATCGCTCGATAGTAGAACTAATTAATGTCTATACATCTCTACTTCACACCACTTCAACAGCAGTACTATGTAAACTTGGAAAATTTTCCAACAAATCAACAGTAAGCATGGATGTCTTCGGCCGTGGCAATCGGCTTGAATAATATTCGTCAGCTGATAATTGAGGTTTAGCAGTCACACGTTCTGATGTTTTAAGCCACTTAGCTTGCATGTATTTTTGCTTCCGCCATGGCCCCATATGCATTTTCTTCTCCTTCATGCATTTCTTAGCAGCATTGCACAAAATCTTGATTACTGACATTAATCTTTCAATTTTTCCAACAAAGACTTCTGATAGGCATTTCACCAGTTGATTGTACTCTTCGCTTGCTTTGGCTATTTCAAACTCGGCTCGAAAATTTAATTCAATAATAACCCTCACTTCTCCTTTTTTAGGGTTAGAATTGTCCACCACGTCTATGAATGTGTGTTCACCTGTGACATGGTAGAGGAACCAGTCAATGCTAGATCTTTGTCACAGGTTAAAACAAGTTACTGATTTGATTTATACTAGCTCCTTGTAGGTAAAAGAATATCCTAGAACTTTGGTCACAaactttttaatatatttaatagtTTCATGGACAAAAATCATGTTGTACTTCACGTgcaggttttttttttttttttacaaaaataaccatGAATTGTTTTGATATGGAAAGTGTGACTTGAAAAGTCTTATCATACAATCAGGCCAACTTAGGCCTAGAGGCCAGCCACAAGCAAACAATTACACGTTTAATGGAAAGAGATATATTGGTTTCATGTACTATATTTGATTGATAgtaacattattttctttgttcGAAGTAAACATAAATGAAGATTTTTTTAGATAGTAGATATTAATGGTAGCATAGATGAGTAGATGATGAAGCTGTTATAATATTTAAAGCTGTCACGATATATATTTAGAAAACATTGTCTTTTTACTTGATCTTTTCAAATGACATACAGAAACGTCTATGtcaatttataatattttaaaaaatattgttacCTGAGGGAATATCTGGTGAGCTCTTCCATTTAGACTTGCAAATCGCAGAGTTGAAACCTGCATTTT
Proteins encoded in this window:
- the LOC107818668 gene encoding uncharacterized protein LOC107818668, with protein sequence MARRPLSHRLLTWDNRETDFSGEPAINVSDTIFSFLDEEGQGSSLESVNDDVNYVEDENEEKENSENVEDNQFWETQHQLLQSVLCRTTSLESQLRSITKETIKEAKHSAENGCSNCSCKMVNSGCHNCLMKEVCSRLQNAGFNSAICKSKWKSSPDIPSGEHTFIDVVDNSNPKKGEVRVIIELNFRAEFEIAKASEEYNQLVKCLSEVFVGKIERLMSVIKILCNAAKKCMKEKKMHMGPWRKQKYMQAKWLKTSERVTAKPQLSADEYYSSRLPRPKTSMLTVDLLENFPSLHSTAVEVV